A genome region from Tolypothrix sp. PCC 7712 includes the following:
- a CDS encoding peroxiredoxin codes for MALAVGTDAPQFTVKDTNGNTVSLSDFAGKTVVLYFYPKDDTPGCTKQACSFRDAQSDYQGKDIVVLGVSADDEASHQAFTAKYNLNFPLLADTDHSLIKAYDVDGGGYAKRVTYVIDPSGKITHVDATVNTTTHASDVLAALGL; via the coding sequence ATGGCTCTAGCAGTCGGTACCGATGCACCTCAATTTACCGTCAAAGATACTAACGGTAACACTGTGTCTTTATCTGATTTTGCAGGTAAGACAGTAGTTTTATATTTTTACCCCAAAGATGACACCCCAGGCTGCACAAAACAAGCTTGTAGCTTCCGGGATGCTCAAAGCGACTATCAAGGTAAAGATATTGTCGTACTGGGTGTGAGTGCAGATGATGAAGCTTCCCATCAGGCATTCACAGCAAAATATAATCTGAATTTTCCTTTACTGGCTGACACCGACCACAGCCTAATCAAAGCATACGATGTTGATGGTGGTGGTTACGCCAAGCGTGTTACCTACGTCATCGACCCCAGTGGCAAAATTACCCATGTTGATGCCACCGTGAATACAACTACTCACGCCAGTGATGTTTTAGCTGCTCTAGGGCTATAG
- a CDS encoding DUF6930 domain-containing protein, with the protein MTSFNRSTSRRLKKLTQIPSVWEGDRRPLSSSQTQPRDPEGKGDCILWVDGSQGIVRGMDVVATETGPEAVVRTLMRAMEHPHSPAKPARPQRIVVRDREIQFYLRGVLQDLDIAIDYAPELPLIDELFRSFGEILDSQIPDLPPQYAQALQEKAFTIWQASPWQFLEEQQILSIEINRWDVGKLYASVMGMLGMEYGILFYRSEESLKQFRAAVLQDEESQGRLEEAFLKQDCLFLTFERNDEDEEDDGDLGNLPLSEVDPTFGNIHPLEGLRSVLYDEEALVVFVALESLNRFIRDHRRQLYADSFPSLSHRYRITLPHADEATKTVSVTVSTMPELATELEEMAGLDIDDEMSDSSMMFHSLRDDLIPEDSFLSLGVVSWEMLEYLRQGVTYHPVGEIAKVGDGLPVILIQTSRPRAKTVIENLEAAGGLKAICFNPGADPFDGNQYDLGLLQTQNGELFLFGEFLDDDPIHVEARRKWNQRCKNTKGYCGLIIAKGLTGAARGNPQLRDMMALFEARSLSPKDLGIGTLQLVPELQFE; encoded by the coding sequence ATGACAAGTTTTAATCGCTCTACCAGTCGTCGGTTGAAGAAATTAACCCAAATTCCTTCTGTATGGGAGGGCGATCGCCGTCCGTTGTCATCTTCCCAAACCCAGCCCAGAGATCCAGAAGGAAAGGGCGATTGTATTCTTTGGGTGGACGGTTCCCAAGGTATTGTCAGAGGCATGGATGTAGTTGCCACAGAAACAGGGCCGGAGGCGGTTGTTCGGACTTTAATGCGGGCGATGGAACATCCCCATAGTCCAGCAAAACCAGCTCGTCCCCAAAGAATAGTCGTGCGCGATCGCGAAATCCAATTTTATCTGCGTGGAGTATTACAAGATTTAGACATCGCCATTGACTACGCACCAGAATTGCCTTTAATTGATGAACTTTTTCGCTCTTTTGGGGAAATTCTTGATAGTCAAATCCCTGATTTACCTCCTCAGTATGCCCAAGCGTTACAAGAAAAGGCTTTCACGATTTGGCAAGCATCTCCTTGGCAATTTTTGGAAGAACAGCAAATTTTATCCATAGAAATCAATAGATGGGATGTAGGTAAACTCTACGCCTCTGTAATGGGGATGCTAGGGATGGAATATGGCATTTTGTTCTACCGTTCCGAAGAATCCCTGAAGCAATTTCGTGCGGCTGTTTTACAAGATGAAGAATCACAAGGACGTTTAGAAGAAGCTTTTCTCAAGCAAGATTGCCTGTTTCTCACCTTTGAGCGTAACGATGAAGATGAAGAAGATGACGGTGATTTAGGAAATCTACCATTATCAGAAGTTGACCCTACCTTCGGTAATATCCACCCTTTAGAAGGATTGCGATCGGTTTTATATGACGAAGAAGCATTAGTTGTCTTTGTCGCTTTAGAAAGCCTCAACCGCTTTATCCGCGATCACCGTCGTCAACTATATGCAGATTCCTTCCCCAGCCTCAGCCATCGCTATCGGATTACACTTCCTCATGCCGATGAAGCAACGAAAACTGTATCTGTAACTGTCTCTACCATGCCAGAATTGGCAACAGAACTGGAGGAAATGGCAGGCTTAGATATTGATGACGAAATGTCAGACTCCTCCATGATGTTTCATTCATTACGAGATGATTTGATCCCCGAAGACTCGTTCTTAAGTTTGGGAGTAGTCTCTTGGGAAATGCTGGAGTATTTGCGCCAAGGCGTTACCTATCATCCTGTGGGTGAAATTGCCAAAGTAGGTGATGGTTTACCGGTAATTTTAATTCAAACTTCCCGCCCCAGAGCGAAGACAGTAATTGAAAATTTAGAAGCCGCTGGGGGATTAAAAGCAATTTGCTTTAATCCGGGTGCCGATCCCTTTGATGGCAATCAATACGACTTAGGCTTATTACAAACCCAAAATGGTGAATTATTTCTCTTCGGGGAATTTTTAGATGACGACCCCATCCACGTAGAAGCGCGCAGAAAATGGAATCAACGGTGTAAAAATACTAAAGGCTACTGTGGTTTAATTATTGCCAAAGGATTGACAGGAGCGGCTCGTGGCAACCCGCAATTACGAGATATGATGGCTTTATTTGAAGCGCGATCGCTTTCACCGAAAGATTTAGGTATTGGTACTCTGCAACTCGTACCGGAACTTCAATTTGAATAG
- a CDS encoding SRPBCC family protein — protein MSDWLEHSVQVEVEAPIDFVWSLWSDLEQMPKWMKWIDSVKIPPDNPEISIWKLSTGGLDFTWKSQILKVVPNQIIQWKSIDGLPNQGAIRFYDRHDSSIVKLTVSYAIPGIIGKIMDNLFLGRAVESTIQADLERFREYALNAKAG, from the coding sequence ATGTCAGACTGGCTAGAGCATAGTGTACAGGTAGAAGTAGAGGCTCCTATAGATTTTGTCTGGAGTCTCTGGTCTGATTTAGAACAAATGCCCAAATGGATGAAGTGGATTGATTCGGTAAAGATTCCACCCGATAATCCAGAGATATCTATTTGGAAGCTAAGTACTGGCGGTCTGGATTTTACCTGGAAATCTCAGATTCTCAAAGTTGTACCCAATCAGATTATTCAATGGAAATCGATTGATGGCTTGCCAAATCAAGGGGCGATTCGCTTTTACGATCGCCACGATAGTAGTATTGTGAAACTCACCGTTTCCTATGCTATTCCCGGAATCATTGGCAAAATCATGGATAACCTATTTTTAGGACGGGCGGTGGAGTCTACAATTCAAGCGGATTTGGAAAGGTTTAGAGAATATGCTTTGAATGCAAAAGCTGGGTAA
- a CDS encoding CopG family transcriptional regulator, with the protein MIMTNKKWAVKRITVNLAAQEAEKLEQYCQQTGRPATDVIRELIRGLSIADDAKEVSR; encoded by the coding sequence ATGATAATGACAAATAAGAAGTGGGCTGTAAAACGTATAACTGTCAATCTCGCTGCACAGGAAGCTGAAAAACTCGAACAATACTGTCAGCAAACTGGTAGACCTGCAACTGATGTAATTCGCGAATTGATTAGAGGCTTATCCATTGCTGATGATGCTAAAGAAGTAAGCAGGTAG
- a CDS encoding S8 family peptidase encodes MRHEKLSPGLLLAYEDYEHEGEQALTTHKRSLGIIAPKSSVKPTKSIVFLYCEPDADLSHLEQYGIRVNQTSGSVRTAFLPLQALDPLSEEDVIQRIKPSRKLHLRMDAAPGKVKLPEFKNKTGLTGKGVLIGIVDSGIDPKHPAFAGRILRIWDQTLPGPGVKEGDYGAEFTGEQITVSQDTDGHGTHVAGIAAGADENFSGVAPEAELVIVKSDLQDAHIADAVRYVFRVASDLKRPVVLNLSLGGHADSHDGSDSLSRIIDAETGPGRIVCCAAGNEGNDNIHGQTKIAAKKSASMRFNVPLNQVGIVWLNGWYDGDTELEVSLRSPNGFVTPYQKIIKDGNPTQDYQLPDSRVQIVTPAPDKGNGDHNFFVQIRGNGPSAVMGGIWQLRLRNTTDSDTRLDVWAVDDHSSVFFTGKSVKDAVKIGSPGAASSAITVAAYTTKNQYTDIDNQLRDMGLELDTMSEFSSEGPLRNDAQKPDIAAPGAMIVSTLSANASLDRSMMLNSKFVVMAGTSMATPFVTGLVALLLQRDPKLDPATVKDLLRKNSSIPGKPPGTFDSKWGFGVINAANL; translated from the coding sequence ATGAGACACGAAAAACTCTCTCCGGGGCTGCTGTTGGCTTATGAAGACTATGAACATGAAGGAGAGCAAGCTTTAACTACACACAAGCGATCGCTTGGTATCATTGCTCCAAAAAGTTCTGTTAAGCCAACTAAAAGTATCGTTTTTCTCTACTGCGAACCTGATGCAGACTTGAGCCATTTAGAACAATATGGCATTCGTGTTAATCAGACTTCTGGCAGTGTGCGAACGGCGTTTTTACCGCTACAAGCTTTAGATCCTTTATCGGAAGAAGATGTAATTCAGCGCATCAAACCTTCGCGCAAACTACATCTGCGGATGGATGCGGCACCTGGAAAGGTGAAATTACCAGAGTTTAAAAACAAAACTGGATTGACTGGCAAAGGAGTATTAATTGGTATTGTCGATAGTGGCATTGATCCAAAACACCCTGCCTTTGCTGGGCGGATTTTACGCATTTGGGATCAAACACTCCCAGGGCCAGGAGTTAAAGAAGGTGACTATGGGGCCGAATTTACAGGCGAACAAATCACCGTTTCTCAAGATACTGATGGTCATGGTACCCATGTTGCTGGAATTGCAGCTGGTGCAGATGAAAATTTTTCAGGTGTCGCACCAGAGGCAGAATTAGTCATTGTGAAATCAGACTTACAAGATGCCCACATTGCCGATGCTGTGCGCTACGTTTTCCGTGTAGCCAGTGATTTGAAACGCCCAGTAGTGTTAAATCTCAGCTTGGGTGGACACGCTGATTCCCATGATGGTAGTGATTCTCTCTCTCGCATTATCGATGCTGAAACTGGCCCTGGCAGAATTGTTTGCTGTGCAGCTGGGAATGAAGGGAACGACAACATTCACGGTCAAACCAAGATAGCTGCTAAAAAGTCAGCCAGTATGCGCTTTAATGTGCCTTTAAATCAAGTAGGCATAGTCTGGTTAAACGGTTGGTATGATGGCGATACAGAGTTAGAGGTATCGTTGCGAAGTCCTAACGGTTTCGTTACCCCTTATCAAAAAATCATTAAAGATGGTAATCCCACCCAAGATTATCAATTACCAGATTCGCGGGTGCAAATCGTCACCCCAGCCCCAGATAAAGGCAACGGTGACCACAATTTCTTTGTGCAAATTCGCGGTAATGGCCCTTCTGCAGTCATGGGTGGTATTTGGCAGTTGCGTTTACGTAACACCACTGATAGCGACACTCGTCTTGATGTGTGGGCAGTTGACGATCACTCATCAGTGTTTTTTACAGGTAAAAGTGTTAAAGATGCTGTAAAAATAGGCTCTCCGGGAGCAGCTAGCAGTGCGATTACAGTTGCCGCTTATACCACAAAAAACCAGTACACAGATATTGACAATCAGCTGCGAGACATGGGCTTAGAATTAGATACCATGTCTGAGTTCAGCAGTGAAGGGCCATTACGGAATGATGCTCAGAAGCCGGATATAGCGGCACCAGGAGCAATGATTGTTTCCACCCTGTCTGCAAATGCTAGTCTCGATCGCTCGATGATGCTCAATTCTAAATTTGTGGTGATGGCTGGTACCAGTATGGCAACACCATTTGTCACTGGTTTAGTCGCCTTACTCTTACAACGTGACCCTAAACTTGATCCAGCAACAGTAAAAGATTTACTACGTAAAAATAGTTCTATCCCTGGTAAACCCCCAGGAACATTTGATAGTAAATGGGGTTTTGGTGTAATTAATGCCGCAAATTTATAG
- a CDS encoding daunorubicin resistance protein DrrA family ABC transporter ATP-binding protein produces the protein MAPAVLIQNLQKRYGTVEAVKDVSFQVEPGEIFGLLGPNGAGKTTTLRALCTLTTPDAGKIEVSGISVLDNPRVARQKLGYVAQEVALDKVLTGKELLQLQAALYHLPSAVGKQRIETVLDLLNLQEYADKKTGTYSGGLRKRLDLAAGLLHAPDVLVLDEPTVGLDIESRFIVWEFLRKLRASGTTVVITSHYLEEVDALADRVAIIDRGVVIASGTPSQLKDQVGGDRITLRIREFSPIEEAEKAKHLLQALPLVQEVIINSAQGNSLNLVVTPQNDALITIQQALNTAGLPIFGIAQSRPSLDDVYLAATGRTLMDAELAAAANRDPKAEKKQNMR, from the coding sequence ATGGCTCCCGCTGTTTTAATTCAAAATCTGCAAAAGCGCTATGGCACGGTGGAAGCCGTCAAAGATGTCTCATTTCAGGTAGAACCTGGAGAAATCTTTGGCTTACTCGGCCCCAATGGCGCTGGCAAAACAACTACTCTGCGTGCTTTGTGTACCCTCACCACGCCGGATGCTGGCAAAATCGAAGTATCTGGAATTTCGGTGTTGGATAACCCCAGAGTAGCCAGACAAAAGTTAGGTTATGTGGCTCAAGAAGTCGCTTTAGATAAGGTACTAACTGGTAAAGAACTGCTGCAACTGCAAGCAGCGCTTTATCACCTCCCTAGCGCGGTAGGGAAACAGCGAATTGAGACAGTATTAGATTTACTCAATTTGCAAGAATACGCTGATAAAAAAACTGGAACTTATTCAGGCGGTTTACGCAAGCGCCTGGATTTGGCGGCTGGATTACTCCATGCACCAGATGTTTTAGTATTGGATGAACCAACTGTAGGGCTTGATATCGAAAGCCGCTTTATTGTGTGGGAATTCTTGCGGAAGTTACGCGCCTCTGGAACCACGGTAGTAATTACCAGCCATTATTTAGAAGAAGTTGACGCGCTAGCCGATCGCGTGGCGATTATCGATCGCGGCGTTGTCATTGCATCTGGCACACCTTCACAATTAAAAGACCAAGTAGGAGGCGATCGCATTACTCTGCGAATTCGCGAATTCTCCCCCATTGAAGAAGCCGAAAAAGCGAAACATCTCCTGCAAGCTTTGCCCTTGGTGCAGGAAGTAATTATCAACAGTGCCCAAGGTAATTCTCTGAACTTGGTAGTCACCCCCCAGAATGACGCGTTGATTACCATTCAGCAAGCCTTAAATACAGCCGGCTTACCCATTTTCGGCATCGCCCAATCTCGCCCCAGCCTAGATGACGTTTACCTCGCTGCCACCGGACGCACCCTCATGGATGCAGAACTCGCAGCCGCAGCCAATCGCGATCCGAAAGCCGAGAAGAAGCAGAATATGAGGTAG
- the zds gene encoding 9,9'-di-cis-zeta-carotene desaturase, whose translation MRVAIVGAGLAGLATAVDLADAGCEIQIFESRPFVGGKVGSWVDSDGNHIEMGLHVFFGCYYQLFDLMKKVGAIDNLRLKEHTHTFINKGGHTGALDFRFFTGAPFNGLKAFFTTSQLSLQDKLQNAIALGTSPIVRGLVDFEGAMQTIRDLDKISFADWFRSHGGSQGSIKRMWNPIAYALGFIDCENISARCMLTIFQFFAVRTEASILRMLEGSPHEYLHKPILEYLATRGTQVHTRRQVREIQFAESDTETRVTGIVVAQGDTEEVITADAYVFACDVPGIQRILPQQWRKWSEFDNIYKLDAVPVATVQLRFDGWVTELQDEEKRKQLNHAAGIDNLLYTADADFSCFSDLALSSPADYYRPGQGSLLQLVLTPGDPFIKQSNEAIAQHVLGQVHELFPSSRELNMTWYNVVKLAQSLYREAPGMDVYRPNQKTPVPNFFLAGSYTQQDYIDSMEGATISGRRAAKAILENVKQ comes from the coding sequence ATGCGCGTTGCAATCGTAGGTGCGGGACTGGCAGGACTAGCCACTGCCGTAGATTTAGCTGATGCTGGCTGTGAAATCCAAATTTTTGAATCCCGTCCATTTGTTGGCGGTAAAGTTGGCAGTTGGGTAGATAGCGATGGCAACCATATTGAAATGGGGTTGCACGTGTTTTTCGGCTGCTACTATCAGCTTTTTGACTTGATGAAAAAGGTAGGGGCGATAGATAATTTACGCCTGAAAGAACATACCCATACTTTTATCAACAAAGGTGGGCATACAGGTGCTTTAGATTTTCGGTTCTTCACAGGTGCGCCTTTTAATGGTTTAAAGGCATTTTTCACCACCTCTCAACTATCATTACAAGATAAATTGCAAAATGCGATCGCTCTAGGTACTAGCCCAATAGTTCGGGGTTTAGTGGACTTTGAAGGGGCGATGCAAACTATCCGCGATTTAGATAAAATTAGCTTTGCTGACTGGTTTCGCAGTCACGGTGGTAGCCAAGGTAGCATTAAGCGGATGTGGAACCCCATCGCTTACGCCTTAGGATTTATTGATTGCGAAAACATTTCCGCCCGCTGTATGCTGACAATCTTTCAGTTTTTTGCGGTGAGAACAGAGGCTTCCATATTGCGGATGTTGGAAGGTTCGCCTCATGAATATTTGCACAAGCCTATATTGGAATACTTGGCTACTAGAGGCACACAAGTTCATACCCGTCGGCAAGTGAGGGAAATTCAGTTTGCAGAATCAGATACAGAAACCCGTGTAACTGGGATAGTAGTTGCCCAAGGTGATACAGAGGAAGTAATTACTGCTGATGCTTATGTCTTTGCCTGTGATGTGCCAGGGATTCAGCGGATATTACCGCAGCAGTGGCGTAAGTGGTCAGAATTTGACAATATCTACAAACTAGATGCGGTGCCTGTAGCAACAGTACAACTGAGATTTGATGGCTGGGTAACAGAACTGCAAGATGAGGAAAAACGCAAACAGCTAAATCATGCGGCTGGCATAGATAACTTACTTTACACTGCCGATGCTGACTTTTCTTGCTTTTCTGATTTAGCACTGAGTAGCCCTGCGGATTATTATCGCCCAGGACAGGGTTCATTATTGCAGTTAGTACTGACACCGGGAGATCCATTTATTAAACAAAGCAACGAAGCGATCGCCCAGCACGTCCTTGGGCAAGTGCATGAACTCTTCCCCTCATCGCGGGAGTTAAATATGACTTGGTACAACGTAGTCAAACTTGCCCAATCTCTCTACCGCGAAGCACCAGGTATGGATGTATATCGTCCTAACCAAAAGACACCTGTGCCGAATTTCTTCTTGGCAGGTAGTTACACTCAGCAAGATTATATCGATAGTATGGAAGGAGCCACAATTTCCGGCAGGCGGGCAGCAAAAGCAATTTTAGAGAATGTCAAGCAATAA
- a CDS encoding ABC transporter permease, which translates to MSVTPKSDINWQPATSPQGYVDATPNFFGDLVQETLALTRRLFIQLQRRPSTLVAGIIQPVMWLVLFGALFQNAPKGLFGSTTNYGQFLAAGVIVFTAFAGALNAGLPVMFDREFGFLNRLLVAPLASRFSIVFASAIFIISQSLLQAAVIVGAAAFLGAGLPDIAGLGAIALIVFLLALGVTAISLGLAFALPGHIELIAVIFVTNLPLLFASTALAPLSFMPQWLQIVATLNPLSYAIEPIRYLYLHSNWGLGSVVMQAPWGAVTFGEALLILLGFAVVALLSIQPQLRRTLA; encoded by the coding sequence ATGAGTGTTACTCCAAAATCTGATATCAATTGGCAACCAGCAACATCGCCGCAAGGATATGTTGATGCTACTCCTAATTTTTTTGGTGACTTAGTACAGGAGACTTTAGCTTTAACTCGTCGCTTGTTTATTCAGTTGCAACGCCGTCCTTCAACTTTGGTAGCGGGAATTATTCAGCCTGTAATGTGGCTGGTGCTGTTTGGTGCTTTGTTCCAAAATGCTCCTAAAGGTCTTTTTGGCAGTACGACAAATTACGGTCAATTCTTGGCTGCTGGTGTGATTGTTTTTACAGCATTTGCTGGGGCTTTGAATGCTGGACTTCCTGTAATGTTTGACCGGGAGTTTGGCTTTTTAAATCGCTTACTGGTAGCACCTTTAGCTTCGCGGTTCTCGATTGTCTTTGCTTCGGCAATTTTTATTATCAGTCAAAGTTTACTGCAAGCGGCGGTAATTGTGGGCGCAGCAGCATTTTTAGGCGCGGGCTTACCAGATATAGCTGGGCTGGGTGCGATCGCTTTAATTGTCTTCCTTTTGGCTTTGGGTGTCACAGCTATTTCTTTGGGTTTGGCTTTTGCTCTCCCTGGGCACATTGAACTCATCGCCGTAATTTTCGTCACCAACCTACCGCTATTGTTTGCCAGTACAGCCTTGGCACCTTTATCTTTTATGCCCCAGTGGTTACAGATAGTAGCTACTCTGAACCCTCTCAGCTACGCCATTGAACCAATCCGCTATCTTTATCTCCACAGTAATTGGGGATTGGGTAGTGTCGTGATGCAGGCTCCTTGGGGTGCTGTTACCTTTGGCGAAGCATTATTAATATTACTGGGCTTTGCTGTTGTGGCTTTATTAAGTATTCAACCCCAACTTCGACGAACTCTTGCTTAA
- a CDS encoding DUF3288 family protein, producing MTEASGGKDQQHPLQNRDRPTIDILLAQEATDYNLAELARLWIRYQGFPGARDIQQGLNKVLQHWGLSEAELFAKTRQLHDVGGIYKSRGKKEEQDWN from the coding sequence ATGACTGAAGCATCTGGCGGTAAAGACCAACAGCATCCCCTACAAAACCGCGATCGCCCTACTATTGATATTTTACTTGCTCAAGAGGCGACAGACTATAATTTAGCAGAACTGGCTCGGTTGTGGATACGGTATCAAGGCTTTCCCGGTGCTAGAGACATCCAGCAAGGCTTAAATAAAGTCTTACAGCACTGGGGTTTGAGCGAAGCTGAATTATTTGCTAAGACTCGCCAACTTCATGATGTCGGCGGAATTTATAAAAGTCGCGGTAAGAAAGAAGAGCAAGATTGGAATTAA
- a CDS encoding 2Fe-2S iron-sulfur cluster-binding protein yields MNVRVHFLPDDVTVEAEVGEPLLDVAERAGIFIPTGCLMGTCHACTVELEDGETIRACITAVPPGREQLTINLFSDPTW; encoded by the coding sequence ATGAATGTTCGCGTCCACTTTTTACCAGATGATGTCACAGTAGAAGCTGAAGTGGGAGAACCCCTATTAGATGTAGCAGAACGGGCGGGGATATTTATCCCTACTGGCTGTCTCATGGGGACTTGTCACGCTTGCACTGTGGAATTAGAAGATGGCGAAACCATCCGCGCTTGTATCACAGCCGTACCCCCAGGACGCGAACAATTAACCATTAATCTCTTTAGTGACCCAACATGGTGA
- a CDS encoding HesB/IscA family protein, translating to MTQATQPQQRGIQLSETALRQVKSLRDRQTQDLCLRVGVRQGGCSGMSYMMDFEDASKITPQDEIFDYDGFKIVCDRKSLLYLYGLMLDYSDAMIGGGFQFTNPNANQTCGCGKSFGV from the coding sequence ATGACACAAGCCACTCAGCCACAACAACGTGGAATTCAGTTAAGCGAAACCGCATTACGTCAAGTAAAATCTCTCCGTGACAGACAAACTCAAGATTTATGCTTACGGGTAGGCGTAAGACAAGGCGGCTGTTCTGGGATGTCCTACATGATGGACTTTGAAGATGCCAGCAAGATTACCCCCCAGGATGAGATTTTTGACTATGATGGCTTCAAAATTGTTTGCGATCGCAAAAGCCTATTATACCTCTATGGCTTGATGCTGGATTACAGCGATGCCATGATTGGTGGCGGCTTCCAATTCACTAACCCCAATGCCAACCAAACTTGTGGTTGCGGTAAGTCATTTGGTGTCTAG
- the cobQ gene encoding cobyric acid synthase CobQ: MKSIMVVGTTSHAGKSLITTAICRILSRRGWRVAPFKGQNMALNAYVTSSGGEIGYAQAVQAWAAGVVPWVEMNPILLKPQGDMTSQVILKGRPVGKVSAVDYYEQYFELGWRTIEESLQHLGTEFDLLVCEGAGSPAEINLKHRDLTNMRVAKYLNAPTILVVDIDRGGAFAHVIGTLELLDQDERDLIKGIVINKFRGQRSILEPGIKWLEARTGIPVIGVIPYLEHMFPAEDSLDLLERKAHKSQADLDIAVLRLPRISNFTDFDPLESEPSVSVRYLNPKQELGHPDAVILPGTKTTIPDLLLLQKSGMAEAIQHYAASGGTVLGICGGYQMLGQIIADPEGIEGQAGRYQGLNLLPIRTVITGQKIARQRQVSSNFPQMGLPVYGFEIHQGRSRIEQQPDNQAYQPLFDDINLGLVDSCQSVWGTYLHGIFDNGPWRRAWLNRLRQQRGLKSLPTGVANYREQREQTLDSLATEIENHLDLTPFLS, translated from the coding sequence ATGAAATCAATTATGGTGGTGGGGACAACATCCCACGCGGGGAAATCACTAATAACTACAGCTATTTGTCGCATTTTATCGCGCCGTGGCTGGCGAGTGGCTCCCTTTAAAGGTCAAAATATGGCTTTAAATGCGTATGTAACCTCTAGCGGGGGAGAAATTGGCTACGCCCAAGCAGTGCAAGCCTGGGCGGCGGGAGTTGTACCTTGGGTAGAAATGAACCCCATTTTACTGAAGCCCCAAGGTGATATGACCTCGCAAGTCATTCTTAAAGGCAGACCTGTAGGTAAGGTGAGTGCGGTAGATTACTACGAGCAGTATTTTGAACTGGGTTGGCGGACAATTGAAGAATCCCTACAACATTTAGGTACAGAATTTGACTTGTTGGTTTGTGAAGGCGCTGGTAGTCCTGCGGAGATTAATCTCAAGCATCGCGACTTGACAAATATGCGAGTTGCTAAGTATTTAAATGCACCAACCATATTGGTAGTAGATATAGATAGAGGTGGTGCATTTGCCCATGTTATAGGCACTTTAGAGCTATTAGACCAAGACGAACGCGATTTAATCAAGGGTATTGTAATTAACAAGTTCCGTGGACAGCGCTCCATCTTAGAACCAGGTATCAAATGGTTAGAAGCGCGGACTGGTATCCCTGTGATTGGTGTTATCCCCTACTTGGAACATATGTTCCCGGCGGAAGATTCCCTAGATTTATTGGAGAGGAAAGCCCATAAATCCCAAGCTGACCTAGATATTGCAGTTCTGCGCTTACCGAGAATTTCTAACTTTACCGACTTCGATCCATTAGAATCAGAACCGTCGGTATCTGTAAGATATCTCAATCCTAAGCAAGAATTAGGTCATCCAGATGCAGTAATTCTACCAGGTACTAAAACCACAATTCCTGACTTGTTACTGCTACAAAAAAGCGGCATGGCAGAAGCCATACAACATTATGCGGCTTCTGGTGGCACAGTATTAGGGATTTGTGGCGGCTATCAAATGCTGGGTCAAATCATCGCTGACCCAGAGGGCATAGAAGGACAAGCTGGCAGATATCAAGGGCTAAATTTATTACCAATTAGAACTGTAATTACCGGACAGAAAATTGCCCGCCAGCGCCAAGTCAGCTCAAACTTCCCGCAAATGGGCTTACCAGTTTATGGATTTGAAATTCATCAAGGGCGATCGCGGATTGAACAGCAACCTGATAACCAAGCCTACCAGCCTCTATTTGATGATATTAATCTAGGCTTAGTAGATAGTTGTCAATCAGTTTGGGGTACATATCTTCATGGTATCTTTGACAACGGCCCTTGGAGAAGGGCTTGGTTAAACCGCCTCCGTCAACAACGGGGTCTCAAATCTCTGCCTACTGGTGTTGCTAACTACCGAGAACAGCGAGAGCAAACTTTAGACTCCCTAGCCACTGAAATTGAAAACCATTTAGACTTAACGCCGTTTTTGTCTTAG
- a CDS encoding Npun_F0494 family protein, with the protein MTVVNSSNPKAFSYSPSTIERAERSLICSPFNPALLEAMRQQSVSVSAIAQDNGIKSGYTKQPLSELACDQALDWLIQVGVLRREVDGQGITDSFRLTPLGQKLAEQYQNKNWPQPSWSDRIQNALTRWFRLPF; encoded by the coding sequence ATGACTGTTGTTAATTCTTCCAACCCCAAAGCTTTTTCCTATTCTCCAAGCACTATAGAACGTGCGGAGCGATCGCTAATTTGTTCTCCCTTCAATCCGGCTTTATTAGAGGCGATGCGTCAGCAGAGTGTCTCAGTGAGTGCGATCGCACAAGATAATGGTATCAAGTCTGGCTACACCAAGCAGCCGTTATCAGAATTAGCTTGCGATCAAGCTTTAGACTGGCTAATTCAAGTTGGTGTATTGCGGCGCGAAGTTGATGGTCAAGGAATTACCGATAGTTTCCGCCTCACACCCTTGGGTCAAAAATTAGCAGAACAATACCAAAATAAAAATTGGCCTCAGCCTTCATGGAGCGATCGCATTCAAAACGCTTTGACTCGTTGGTTTCGACTACCTTTTTAG